From a single Artemia franciscana chromosome 9, ASM3288406v1, whole genome shotgun sequence genomic region:
- the LOC136030818 gene encoding reticulocyte-binding protein homolog 2a-like, with product MFFFKVIYAAVPFVPLCATFWWAKQKYQTRKRERIANIYKTEENDDRHKKRVADQEKKIHRPAKMILEQAGQLATQGENVSSRKDELKERVTEQGKKIRRLEKMVLEQAEQLATQGENMGSGKDELKKRVTEQEKKLYRLEKMVLEQEEQLATQGENMGSGKDELKKRVKEQEKKVYRLEKMVLEQAEQLATQGENMGSGKDELKKRVAEQEKKLYRLEKMVLEQEEQLAKLRENMSTRIDVHKERVAEQDKKKHGLEKKVTRQAKKQKQEEQQERLFRLIQEVANQDFDENFLNLGLLGDSLKNPQDSDSDDSFIHSYNCQTNLHNITSVGLGSGGLENDDGVSCYANSALQCLFSLGKTLINTLEELQGNVTEEVKRIAISSSEKTESARNLRSLLPAQYGFSEMEQQSLCEFWEALLATIKEENSTNDPKGALNELFSYKVTRYLTCSVCQWSKIEETIDNWDVCYFPVPGVKNPSDRADEEILDLTDIPFREVLSPCLSGEKCPKGHECRFKTIFTHTPRFLAINLDRTSLSNKINRRIVDFDPDDVWLSKTDESSVNINQYYDCLQSIDYTHYRACSVVIHGGSDFNFGHYYVYRRTVEGNWCLCNDSVVTVLSDTEKIDFSGMTFLVLEKHV from the coding sequence atgttcttttttaaagtgaTATATGCTGCTGTACCTTTTGTACCTTTATGTGCAACTTTTTGGTGGGCAAAACAAAAGTATCAAACACGCAAAAGAGAAAGAATCGCCAATATCTACAAGACAGAGGAAAATGATGATAGGCACAAGAAACGAGTCGcagatcaagaaaaaaaaatccatagacCAGCAAAAATGATTTTAGAGCAAGCAGGACAACTTGCAACACAAGGAGAAAATGTGAGCTCAAGAAAAGATGAGCTCAAGGAACGAGTCAcagaacaaggaaaaaaaatacgtagACTAGAAAAGATGGTTTTAGAGCAAGCAGAACAACTTGCAACACAAGGAGAAAATATGGGCTCAGGAAAAGATGAGCTCAAGAAACGAGTcacagaacaagaaaaaaaattatatagactAGAAAAAATGGTTTTAGAGCAAGAAGAACAACTGGCAACACAAGGAGAAAATATGGGCTCAGGAAAAGATGAGCTCAAGAAACGagtaaaagaacaagaaaaaaaagtatatagaCTAGAAAAAATGGTTTTAGAGCAAGCAGAACAACTTGCAACACAAGGAGAAAATATGGGCTCAGGAAAAGATGAGCTCAAGAAACGAGTcgcagaacaagaaaaaaaattatatagactAGAAAAAATGGTTTTAGAGCAAGAAGAACAACTGGCAAAACTAAGGGAAAATATGAGCACAAGAATAGATGTCCATAAGGAACGAGTCGCagaacaagataaaaaaaaacatggactAGAAAAAAAGGTTACAAGgcaagctaaaaaacaaaagcaagaaGAACAACAAGAAAGGCTTTTTAGGCTAATTCAAGAAGTAGCAAAccaagattttgatgaaaacttTCTTAATCTTGGCCTCCTCGGTGATAGCCTCAAGAATCCACAAGATTCTGATTCTGATGACAGCTTTATTCATTCTTACAATTGCCAGACCAATCTTCATAACATTACCAGTGTTGGTCTTGGTAGTGGAGGGCTAGAAAATGATGACGGTGTTTCTTGCTACGCCAATTCGGCACTTCAGTGCCTTTTTAGTCTAGGTAAAACATTAATAAACACTTTGGAAGAATTGCAAGGGAATGTTACTGAAGAGGTGAAGCGTATTGCTATTTCATCATCGGAAAAAACGGAAAGCGCAAGAAACTTGAGGTCTTTGCTACCTGCTCAATATGGGTTTTCAGAAATGGAACAGCAGTCACTTTGTGAATTTTGGGAGGCTCTTTTAGCCaccataaaagaagaaaattccaCAAATGACCCTAAGGGTGCCTTAAATGAGCTATTCTCTTACAAAGTGACTCGATACTTGACTTGTTCCGTCTGTCAATGGAGTAAAATTGAGGAAACAATTGACAATTGGGATGTTTGTTATTTCCCTGTACCAGGAGTTAAAAATCCTTCAGACCGTGCTGACGAAGAGATTTTAGATCTGACAGACATACCATTTAGGGAAGTACTTAGCCCGTGCCTATCGGGAGAAAAATGCCCAAAAGGCCATGAATGTCGATTCAAAACTATATTCACCCACACCCCAAGATTCCTTGCTATTAATCTCGACAGGACATCTttgtcaaacaaaataaatagacGGATTGTAGATTTTGATCCGGATGATGTTTGGCTGAGTAAGACAGATGAAAGTAGTGTGAATATAAATCAATATTATGATTGTCTTCAGTCAATAGACTACACGCACTACCGAGCATGCTCTGTGGTTATTCACGGGGgatctgattttaattttggccATTATTACGTTTATAGGAGGACCGTAGAAGGAAACTGGTGCTTATGTAACGATTCAGTCGTAACGGTGCTAAGCGATactgaaaaaattgatttttcaggAATGACTTTCTTAGTTCTTGAGAAGCACGTTTAA